AGCACCGATTCGCGCTGCCACGCGATCGTGCCCGCCGCGCGTAACGAGGTGCCCGACGACGAGACGACGCGCGCGACTTCCACCGGCAGCGGTGGCGGGGGCGGCGGGGGTTCGCTGGCGGAGCAGCCAGCCAGCGCCACGCACAGCGCGAGCGCTGCCATCCGTGCCGCCTTCGAAACCGAACCATGCCGCACCAGAATCGTCCTATCAGCGATAGACTATCAATGATAGGTTGCTTTGGGGAGTCAAGCGCGAAGAGATTGCTGATGGGGATCGACAAGGAGGCGAAGACCGGTCGCCGCAGTGCCGGGCAACGGCGCGAGGAGATCATCGCTGCGGCGCTGACGCTGTTCACGCGCTACGGCGTCTACAATGTGACGACACGCCAGATCGCGCGGGCGGTCGGCATCTCGCAGCCATCGCTCTACGCCCATTTCGCCAGCAGCGCAGAGATTGCGGAAGAGATTTGCGTGCGGGGCTTCAGCGATCTCTCGCAAGAGCTTTCCGCCGCTTTCGCCGCCGCGAACGGCCGCACGGATCGACTGAAGCAGGCGGCGCGCGCCTATATCGCCTTCGGGCTCGACAATCCGGACGTCTACCGAATCGCCTTCATGCTCGAGAAGCCGTGGGAGGAAGCGAACCACGAAGGCGGGCGCGTGATGGAGGCGGGGCTCGGCGCGTTCAACCTGCTGGCCGAAACCGTCACCCAGGACATGGACGACGGCGGCCGGCTGGCGGCGCAGAGCATCTGGGCGACGCTCCACGGCCTCGTCGCCCTGCTGATCGCGCGGCCGCATTTCCCGTGGGTCGATCGCGACGCGCTGATCAGCGCGCAGGTCGATCGCGCGGTGCAGGGCTTTTAGCCTAGCTCGCGGGGCTCCGGGCGGGCGGTGCGGGTGCCGCGCTGCGCCGGAACAGCTTGCGATCCTCGCTGGTGAAGCCGGTGAACCAGATCATTGCGCCATAAGCCGCGAAGATCGCCGGCACGCCGACCACCAGTTCGGTCCATTCGGGGGCGAGCGTCGCGAGGCCGCCGACCAGGCCCCCCACCGCCGTCGCCCACACCAGCGCCCAGCGCCACGGCGAAACCGGCGCGTCGAGCAGGCGCGAGAGCAGCCGCGCCTTGGCGACCGCAGCGAAGGCCAGCGCCAGCGGCAGCGCCAGCGCGGGGCAGGCGGCCTGCCAGGTTTCGGGCAGGTTCATCGCCTTGGCGGCCAGGATCAGCGCGAAGCTCAGCACCACCTGCAGCATGATCGTCGCCAGCGAGATCATCAGGTTGCGATGGCGCGCGACATAGACCAGCGCCGATTCGGCGACGACCGCGGTCGCGGCCACGACCTCGGCGAACAGCAGGAAGGCGAGCGCCGCGGTGCCGGCGACGAACGCCGGGCCGCCGAGCCCCATGATCGCCTCCCCCGTGATCGACAGCGCCAGCGCGATGCCAGCCTGCGCGGCGATGATCCAGAAGCCCACCTGCCGCACCTGCGCGGCAACCGCGGCCTTGTTGCCGGCTTCCAGATTTTGCGTGATCACCGGGCCCAGGATCGGATCGAAGCTGGTCTTCAGCTTCTGCGGCAAGGTCGCGATCTGCTGCGCGAACCAGTAGATGCCCACCGTTGCCGGCGGGAAGAACAGGCCGAGCACGAAGCGATCGACGTTGCGCGTGCCCCATTCGATCGCATCCGCCATCGCCAGCGGCGTGTTGGCGCGCGCGATCCAGAACAGCTCGATGGGGCGCGGTCGCCAGCCGCGCGGCAGGCCATAGGCGCGGACGAAGGGAATCAGCGACGCGGTCAGCGCCGCCACCATCGACAGCGCGTAGGACAGGATCAGCCCGTCGCGCGGCGAATAGAGATAGAGGCCCGCGGCGGCGATGCTGATCGTCCACGGCTCGATCACCGCGCGCGCACGCACCGTCGCCGCGACGTTCAGCCGATAGGCGAGCGCCGCCAGCGACACGTCCGACCAGACGATCGCGAACACCAGCAGCGGCAGCAGCCGTTCGAGCCCGTAGATCTCGCTGGTCGGGAACATGAGCTGCGGGAAGGCGAACAAGGTTGCGGTCGCCAAGATCGAGGCGATGCCGGCGATCAGCAACCCATCCCACACCACATGCGCATCGGGCCGCTCATTCTTGCTGAGCTGCTCCGCCAGACCGCGCTTGAGCCCAAGCGTTGCCAGCTGCGCGGCGAATTCCAGGATCAGGATGGCGAAGGCGAACCGGCCGAGCGCCTCGGCACCATAAAGGCGACCGGCGATGAACAGGAAGGGCAGGCGCGCGGCCAGCCTCAGCAGAAAGCCGAATATGTTCGTGCGGCCACCCTTGGCGAGCGCCGCGATATCCTCGTCTTCGGCAGCGGTCACGCGCGTTGACCTGCCGGATTGTCGTTCATCGTGGCTGCCATGCGTTCCACTCACCCGGAACGCCGTCCTCACCGATTTCGCGCATTTCGAACCCGGGGCGCGCAGCGATTTCCCAAACTTTCTGATCCGGCAACGTGCCCGATGCCACAAAGATGCGGAGATTGTGCGGCTCTTCGACGCTGGGATAATCGTCCAGCTTCACCTTCTGCCAATGATCGCGCCGGTCACGGATCCGCAGCACCGCGGTAGGGCCGTTCGCAATGCTGTCGACGAGTTTGCTCGGCAGGAAAGTGCCCGCAGCCACGACCGAGATGCCGACGACCTTCGTCGTTTCGCCGGTGCGTTGCCGAAGAAACACCACTTTGTCGCCCTGTTGGTCATTTGCCAGCGCGTTGGGCGCTGTAATCTCGGCGAACTCGCGAACCGACTTCAGAAAATCTTCCTCGCTCCCCGGTGCGGGCGCCTGCGCGACGGCAGCGGCCGGCGACAGGGCAAGCATCGGCGAAAGCAGCAGCATTGCCGCGGCCATCCTGCGCGCGACCCTCGATGTCGAAGCCATGTTTCCCCCCTCCCCCTTTAGTGCGCCGCGCCCCAGCTGGTGCCGGTGCCGATCTCCACGCCCAGCGGCACGGTGAGCTTGACCAGGGGCTCGGCCGCCGTCGCCATCACATGCTGGATCACCGGCTTCGCGCGGTCCACCAAGCTTTCGGGAAGCTCGAAGACGAGTTCGTCATGCACCTGCAGCAGCATGCGCACATCGGACAGGCCGGCCTCGGCAAGTGCCGGGTTCATCCGCGCCATCGCGCGCTTGATGATGTCGGCGCTGGTGCCCTGGATCGGCGCGTTGATCGCGGCACGCTCGGCACCCTGCCGCTCGTGCTGCACCGACGATTTGATCCGGGTGAAATGCGTCTTGCGGCCGAACAGGGTCGTCGTGAAGCCGTTCTCGCGTACGCTGGAAAGCGTTTCGGCGATGTAGGTGCGGATGCCGGGGAAGCGGTCGAAATAGCGGTCGATCATCGCCTGCGCCTCGTCCGGCGCGATTTCGAGCCGGCCGGCGAGGCCCCAGCGCGAAATGCCGTAGAGGATGGCGAAGTTGATCGTCTTGGCCCGGCCGCGGGTGTCGCGGTTGACCTCGCCGAACAGCTCCTGCGCGGTCATGTTGTGGATGTCGTCGCCGCGCAGGAACGCGTCGCGCAACTGCGGCACGTCCGCCATGTGCGCCGCCAGCCGCAGCTCGATCTGGCTGTAGTCGGCGGAGAGGATGACATTGCCCGGCTCCGCCACGAAGGCGTCGCGGATCTGCCGGCCGGTCTCGGTGCGCACCGGGATGTTCTGCAGGTTGGGATCGTTGGACGAGAGGCGCCCGGTCTGCGCGCCGGTCAGGCCGTAGCTGGTGTGGACGCGGCCGGTTTCGGCGTTGATCTCCTGCTGCAGCGAGTCGGTGTAGGTCGACTTGAGCTTGGAGAGCTGGCGCCAGTCGAGCACCTTGCGCGCCAGTTCGGCGCCCGCGCCGGCCTCGCGGTCGGCGGCGATGCGCTCAAGCTCGTTGACGTCGGTCGAATAGACGCCGGACTTGCCCTTGCGGCCGCCCTTGATGCCCATCTGCTCGAACAGCACGTCGCCCAATTGCTTGGGGCTGCCGATCGTGAACGGCGTGCCGGCGATCCCATGGATCTCGCCTTCCAGCGCCGCGATCTGCGTCGCGAACTCGGCGGACAGGCGGGACAGCGTCTTGCGATCCACCTTGATGCCGGCGCGCTCCATGCCCGACAGCACCGGCACCAGCGGCCGGTCGACCATCTCGTAGACGCGCGTCGCCTGCTCGGGCGACAGGCGCGGCTTCAGCCGGCGCCACAGCCGCAGGGTGACGTCGGCGTCCTCGGCGGCATAGCGCGTCGCTTCGCGCAGGCCGATCTCGTGGAAGCCCTTCTGCGCCTTGCCGGTGCCGACGACATCCTTGAACGCGATGCAGCTGTGAGCGAGGTGCGTCGCCGCAAGCTCGTCCATGCCATGGCCGTGGCGGCCGGCATCGAGGTTGAAGCTCATCACGATGGTATCGTCGATCGGCGCCACCACCACGCCGTGGCGAGCCAGGATCGAGAGGTCATATTTGATGTTGTGGCCGATCTTGAGCACCGCCGGATCCGCGAGCATCGGCTTCAGCACCGCCAGCGCCTGATCGATCGGAATCTGCACCGGCGTATCGGCCAGCAGGTCGCCGCCGCGATGGCCCAGCGGCACATAGCAGGCACGATTGGGCGCCAGCGCCATGCTGATGCCGACCAGCCCTGCCATCGGCCCCAGCCCGTCGGTCTCGGTATCGAGCGCGACGAAACCCTGTTCGCGTGCCGCCGCCGCCCAGCGCTCCAGTGCGGCGAGGTCGGTCACCGCCTCATAGCCGTCATGGTCGCAGGGCGGATCCTCGGGCAGCGCAACGCCCGCCGCCGGAGCCGGCTGCGGCGCATCGGCGACCGCACCCAGCCGCGCGAGCAGCGAGCGGAAGCCATGATGTTCGAGGAAGGCACGCAGCGGCGCTTCGGGGATGCCCTGCAGCGCGAGGCCATCGAGCGGCTCGGGAAGCGGCACGTCACAGGCGAGCGTCACCAGCTTGCGCGAGAGCCGCGCCATCTCGGCATGCTCGATCAGGTTCTCGCGCAGCTTGCCCTTCTTCATGTCGGGCGCGGCGGCAAGTACGGCTTCGAGATCGCCATGCTCGGTGATCAGCTTGGCAGCGGTCTTGGGGCCGACCCCCGGCACGCCGGGAACATTGTCGACGCTGTCGCCCATCAGCGCCAGCACCTCGCCGAGCTGCACCGGCGGCACGCCGAACTTCTCGACGACATGCTCGGCACCGAGCCGACGGTTGTTCATCGTGTCGTAGAGGTCGAGCCCCGGCTCGATGAGCTGCATCAGATCCTTGTCGGAACTGACGATCGTCACCTGCCAGCCCTGCGCCAGCGCCGCCTTGGCATAGCTGGCGATGAGATCGTCGGCCTCCCAGCCTTCCTCCTCGATGCAGGGGAGGGAGAAGGCGCGCGTCGCATCGCGGATCATCGGGAACTGGGGGATCAGATCCTCGGGTGGCGGCGGCCGCTGCGCCTTGTACTTGTCATAGAGATCGTTGCGGAAGGTGTGGCTCGATTTGTCGAGCACCACCGCCATGTGCGTCGGCCCGTCGGCCTTGTGGACCTCGTCCGCGAGCTTCCACAGCATCGCCGTATAGCCATAGACGGCGCCCACCGGCTCGTTGTGCTTGTTGGTCAGCGGCGGCAGGCGATGATAGGCCCGGAAGATATAGCCCGAGCCGTCGACGAGATAGAGATGGTTGGAAGCCATGGCGGCGGGATAGCGATTTGCTGGCCGCGCCAAAAGCGTTTTGCCGTTCGTCGTGCGTTATCCGTCAAATCCGCGCTTTGATCCGCCTTTCATCCCGCCCCCGGCGCGCTCCGCCGCACGAAAAGGGCGCGGCAAGGGACTTAATTTGACTTTAAGACTCTCGGCCAGCACTGTCGTCGCCACGAGCCGCGCCAGCGGCCGGGGGTTGCGATCAATTTCGGGGGCCTGTGGCCTTGTTCAAGCAAAGCGAACCGGGATTCGGTGGAACCAGCGGCACCGCCGTGCTGTCGATGGACGCCGCCATCGCGCCGGCGAGGCCGGCAAACACGATGCGCCAGCCGCTCAAGGGCTGGCGGACCCGCCTGCACGACATCGATCTGGTGCCCGATCTGGGCGCGCGCATCGGCTCGCTCGAATGGATGCGCGGCGTCGTTACCTGTGGCGGGCTGTGTGCCGCGGCGATCACCTTGTCGCCCGGATTCGAACGCCCGCTGCCCGGGGCCGTGCCGGCACCGCTCGCGCCCGCCGCATGGGATGAGGTCCGCGCCCAATCCTTCGCCCCGCTCGCGTTCGGCGGCGACAGCGGCCGGCACATGGCCGCGACCGATGCGGTGCGCCCGCTGGCCGACACGCCGGAACGGCCGATGATCGAACTGAGCGCCACGTTGGGGCAGGGCGATGGCTTCGCCCGCGTGCTGGAGCGCGCCGGCGTCGGCCGGACCGACGCGAAGCTCGTGGCGGACATGGCGTCGCGCGCCGTCACGCTCGGCGCGATCCGGCCCGGAACGCGCATGGACATGGTGCTCGGCCGCCGCCCCGCGCGCGCACAGCCGCGCCCGCTCGACAAACTCGCCTTCCGCGCCGCGTTCGACCTGCGGCTGGAATTCGAGCGCGCTGGCGGCCGGCTGGCGATGCGCCGCGTGCCGATCGCGGTGGACGATACGCCATTGCGCATCCAGGGCCGTGCCGGCTCCAGCCTCTATGCCGCCGCACGCGCCGCCGGCGCCCCCGCCTCTGCGGTCGAGGCGTATGTCCGCGAGATCAAGCGCCGCGTGCCCCTGGGCAGCATTGGCGGCGATTCGCGGTTCGACATCATCGTTGCGCACCGCCGCGCCGCGACCGGCGAGACCGAGGTGGGAGAGTTGCTGTTCGCCGGGCTCGACCAGGGCAAGCGCAAGACCCGGCTCGTCAAATGGACGAGCGGCGGGCGCAGCGAGTTCTTCGAGGCCTCGGGCGTCGGCGAGCAGCGCGGGGTGATGGCGCGGCCGGTCAATGGCCGCCAGACGTCGGGATTCGGCATGCGTCGCCACCCGCTGCTCGGCTATTCGCGCTTCCACCGCGGCATGGATTTCGGCGCTGCCTACGGAACGCCGATCTACGCCGCGACCGACGGCACCGTCACCTTCGCCGGCCGCCATGGCGGTCACGGCAATTATGTGATGCTGAAACATGGCGGCGGCATCGCGACCGCCTATGCGCATATGAGCCGCATCGGCGTGCGCTATGGCCAGAAGGTCAATCGCGGCCAGGTGATCGGCTATGTCGGCTCGACCGGCCTCTCGACCGGCCCGCACCTCCATTATGAGGTCTACAGGAACGGCACGCCGATCAATCCGAAGACGATGAGCTTCACCACCCAGGCCCAGCTCGTCGGCCAGGATCTGCGCAACTTCAAGGCGCGGCTCAACACCTTGCTGGCGGTGCGGCCGGGCGCGGCGCGCATCCCTGCCGTTGCCAGGGCGGAAGACGGCGAAAACGCCGCCGACTGATCAGGACGTCGCCCAGCCGGCCAGCACGCCGTCGCCGCCAGCGCCCGCCGTCGCCCGCGCATCGACGCCGCGGTCGCGAAGCGCCGAGACGACCGGCGCGGTGCGATCGGCCGGGCCGGTGATGCTGACCGGCAATCCGCCGCGCCGCGCCGCCCAAACGACGAGATCGATCGCCGCCGGGTTGGGCTTGTCATCGGTGAAGTCGATGATCGGCAGGCGCATCAGCGGCGGCGGCACCAGTTCGATCGTCCAGCCGTCAAAGCTCAGTGCGACGCGCGATTCGAGCGCACGATAGGTGGAGAGCGTCGCGTCGGGCAGCGGTGCGGCGCGCACGAGGGCGCGGCGATTCTGACGGTCGACGGTCACCATCGCGGGATCGACGCCGGCGATCAGCGCCAGCTTGGCGGTAAGGTCGGCAGCGCCCTTCTCCTGCGCCTGCTGCCGTTCGCGGGCAGCCTGGAGCTGCGCCTGTTCGGCCGTCACGTCGCCATGGCCGGTGATGACCTGATCGAGCGACAGCTCCACCGGGCGGTCGAGGCGGCGGCGCAGGGCCTCGATCGCGGCGGTTTCGGCGCCGGCGCGGTAGGTGGGTGTGAACACCACCGCGCGCACCCGCATTGCCTCGCCGGCATGCTCGATCTCCAGATCGTCGATCCGGGCCGCGCTGACGAATTGTGCAGCGATCGTGTCGCGCGTC
The window above is part of the Sphingomonas sanxanigenens DSM 19645 = NX02 genome. Proteins encoded here:
- a CDS encoding TetR/AcrR family transcriptional regulator, giving the protein MGIDKEAKTGRRSAGQRREEIIAAALTLFTRYGVYNVTTRQIARAVGISQPSLYAHFASSAEIAEEICVRGFSDLSQELSAAFAAANGRTDRLKQAARAYIAFGLDNPDVYRIAFMLEKPWEEANHEGGRVMEAGLGAFNLLAETVTQDMDDGGRLAAQSIWATLHGLVALLIARPHFPWVDRDALISAQVDRAVQGF
- a CDS encoding lipopolysaccharide biosynthesis protein; protein product: MTAAEDEDIAALAKGGRTNIFGFLLRLAARLPFLFIAGRLYGAEALGRFAFAILILEFAAQLATLGLKRGLAEQLSKNERPDAHVVWDGLLIAGIASILATATLFAFPQLMFPTSEIYGLERLLPLLVFAIVWSDVSLAALAYRLNVAATVRARAVIEPWTISIAAAGLYLYSPRDGLILSYALSMVAALTASLIPFVRAYGLPRGWRPRPIELFWIARANTPLAMADAIEWGTRNVDRFVLGLFFPPATVGIYWFAQQIATLPQKLKTSFDPILGPVITQNLEAGNKAAVAAQVRQVGFWIIAAQAGIALALSITGEAIMGLGGPAFVAGTAALAFLLFAEVVAATAVVAESALVYVARHRNLMISLATIMLQVVLSFALILAAKAMNLPETWQAACPALALPLALAFAAVAKARLLSRLLDAPVSPWRWALVWATAVGGLVGGLATLAPEWTELVVGVPAIFAAYGAMIWFTGFTSEDRKLFRRSAAPAPPARSPAS
- a CDS encoding peptidoglycan DD-metalloendopeptidase family protein produces the protein MFKQSEPGFGGTSGTAVLSMDAAIAPARPANTMRQPLKGWRTRLHDIDLVPDLGARIGSLEWMRGVVTCGGLCAAAITLSPGFERPLPGAVPAPLAPAAWDEVRAQSFAPLAFGGDSGRHMAATDAVRPLADTPERPMIELSATLGQGDGFARVLERAGVGRTDAKLVADMASRAVTLGAIRPGTRMDMVLGRRPARAQPRPLDKLAFRAAFDLRLEFERAGGRLAMRRVPIAVDDTPLRIQGRAGSSLYAAARAAGAPASAVEAYVREIKRRVPLGSIGGDSRFDIIVAHRRAATGETEVGELLFAGLDQGKRKTRLVKWTSGGRSEFFEASGVGEQRGVMARPVNGRQTSGFGMRRHPLLGYSRFHRGMDFGAAYGTPIYAATDGTVTFAGRHGGHGNYVMLKHGGGIATAYAHMSRIGVRYGQKVNRGQVIGYVGSTGLSTGPHLHYEVYRNGTPINPKTMSFTTQAQLVGQDLRNFKARLNTLLAVRPGAARIPAVARAEDGENAAD
- the polA gene encoding DNA polymerase I produces the protein MASNHLYLVDGSGYIFRAYHRLPPLTNKHNEPVGAVYGYTAMLWKLADEVHKADGPTHMAVVLDKSSHTFRNDLYDKYKAQRPPPPEDLIPQFPMIRDATRAFSLPCIEEEGWEADDLIASYAKAALAQGWQVTIVSSDKDLMQLIEPGLDLYDTMNNRRLGAEHVVEKFGVPPVQLGEVLALMGDSVDNVPGVPGVGPKTAAKLITEHGDLEAVLAAAPDMKKGKLRENLIEHAEMARLSRKLVTLACDVPLPEPLDGLALQGIPEAPLRAFLEHHGFRSLLARLGAVADAPQPAPAAGVALPEDPPCDHDGYEAVTDLAALERWAAAAREQGFVALDTETDGLGPMAGLVGISMALAPNRACYVPLGHRGGDLLADTPVQIPIDQALAVLKPMLADPAVLKIGHNIKYDLSILARHGVVVAPIDDTIVMSFNLDAGRHGHGMDELAATHLAHSCIAFKDVVGTGKAQKGFHEIGLREATRYAAEDADVTLRLWRRLKPRLSPEQATRVYEMVDRPLVPVLSGMERAGIKVDRKTLSRLSAEFATQIAALEGEIHGIAGTPFTIGSPKQLGDVLFEQMGIKGGRKGKSGVYSTDVNELERIAADREAGAGAELARKVLDWRQLSKLKSTYTDSLQQEINAETGRVHTSYGLTGAQTGRLSSNDPNLQNIPVRTETGRQIRDAFVAEPGNVILSADYSQIELRLAAHMADVPQLRDAFLRGDDIHNMTAQELFGEVNRDTRGRAKTINFAILYGISRWGLAGRLEIAPDEAQAMIDRYFDRFPGIRTYIAETLSSVRENGFTTTLFGRKTHFTRIKSSVQHERQGAERAAINAPIQGTSADIIKRAMARMNPALAEAGLSDVRMLLQVHDELVFELPESLVDRAKPVIQHVMATAAEPLVKLTVPLGVEIGTGTSWGAAH